A single window of Flagellimonas maritima DNA harbors:
- a CDS encoding Tex family protein has translation MQLIPYILKQTHLSEKSIENTVALLNEDCTIPFISRYRKERTGNLDEVQVGEIVKFKTQFEALEKRKQAVIKAVDEQGALTPDLKRKFENCIDLATLEDIYLPFKKSKKTKAETARKQGLEPLAKIIMAQKSDEIEFIASKYLSNEIINEDDALEGARHIIAEWINERTDIRNQLRNQLERHALVTTKVVKTKKDDEKAQKFRDYFDWSESLNRCPSHRFLAILRAEKEGFIRVKIEIDHDRALDNMERRIIKSDNACTVQIKFAIADAYKRLLFPSLSSELLRNAKEKADTDAIQVFSKNLKQLLLGAPLGEKRILAIDPGFRTGCKVVCLDAQGDLKHNETIYPHAPQNKSSDAIKKISSLVDAHKIEAIAIGNGTASRETERLVKRISFKNPIEVFVVSEAGASIYSASKIARDEFPNYDVTVRGAVSIGRRLADPLAELVKIDAKSIGVGQYQHDVDQTKLKTSLNTVVESCVNTVGVNINTASVPLLSYVSGIGPKLAENIVAYRNENGAFKSREEIKKVPRLGGKAFEQGAGFLRIKDGINPLDDSAVHPESYPIVSKMAKDKGIAVSAIVQNEAVIQQIDLESYCTNTVGMPTLKDILEELKRPGLDRREKAKLFTFNQNIKQITDLQQGQLLPGIVNNITNFGCFVDIGIKESGLIHVSNLSDSFVKDVNAHVSLHQQIVVKVLDVDVPRKRIQLALHKKD, from the coding sequence ATGCAACTCATCCCCTATATTCTAAAACAAACACATCTTTCAGAAAAAAGTATTGAAAATACCGTTGCACTATTGAACGAAGATTGTACCATTCCCTTTATATCCAGATATCGAAAAGAACGTACGGGTAATCTGGACGAAGTACAAGTAGGAGAAATCGTAAAGTTTAAAACCCAATTTGAGGCACTTGAAAAGAGAAAGCAGGCCGTCATTAAAGCAGTTGACGAACAAGGGGCACTCACTCCCGACTTAAAAAGAAAGTTTGAGAACTGCATCGATTTAGCTACATTGGAAGATATATACCTTCCCTTTAAAAAAAGTAAAAAAACAAAAGCGGAGACTGCCAGAAAACAGGGGCTTGAACCTTTGGCAAAAATCATCATGGCCCAAAAAAGCGATGAAATCGAATTTATTGCTTCCAAATATCTCAGTAATGAAATCATTAATGAGGATGATGCACTGGAAGGTGCTCGCCATATTATAGCAGAATGGATCAATGAACGTACGGATATCCGCAACCAACTACGAAATCAATTGGAGCGACATGCCTTGGTTACTACAAAGGTTGTCAAAACAAAAAAAGATGACGAAAAAGCCCAAAAATTCCGAGATTATTTTGATTGGAGCGAATCACTTAACCGATGTCCTTCGCATCGATTCTTAGCCATCCTAAGAGCGGAAAAAGAAGGTTTTATCCGTGTAAAAATTGAAATTGATCATGATAGGGCACTCGACAACATGGAGAGGCGCATCATAAAATCGGACAATGCCTGTACCGTTCAAATTAAATTTGCCATTGCCGATGCTTACAAACGATTGTTGTTCCCTTCCTTGTCCAGTGAGCTTCTAAGAAATGCCAAAGAAAAAGCGGATACCGATGCTATTCAGGTTTTTTCCAAGAACTTAAAACAATTGTTGCTTGGTGCGCCTTTGGGCGAGAAGCGAATTTTGGCCATAGACCCTGGTTTTAGAACAGGATGCAAGGTGGTTTGCCTGGACGCGCAGGGAGATTTAAAGCACAACGAAACCATTTATCCCCATGCGCCCCAAAACAAAAGTTCGGATGCCATTAAAAAAATAAGTTCTTTGGTGGATGCGCACAAAATTGAAGCTATTGCCATAGGAAACGGAACGGCATCGCGCGAAACGGAACGATTGGTAAAGCGAATATCCTTTAAAAACCCTATTGAAGTATTTGTGGTCAGCGAGGCGGGTGCCTCTATTTATTCAGCTTCAAAAATAGCACGGGACGAATTTCCCAATTACGATGTTACCGTACGGGGAGCGGTTTCTATTGGTCGCCGTTTGGCCGATCCATTGGCGGAATTGGTCAAAATAGATGCAAAATCCATCGGTGTAGGACAATACCAGCACGATGTGGATCAGACAAAACTCAAAACTTCGTTGAATACGGTCGTGGAAAGTTGCGTAAACACTGTTGGTGTGAACATAAACACCGCTAGCGTTCCTTTACTTAGCTATGTATCCGGTATTGGACCTAAACTTGCCGAAAATATAGTCGCTTATAGAAATGAAAACGGTGCCTTTAAGAGCAGGGAAGAAATTAAAAAAGTTCCCCGTTTGGGCGGTAAAGCCTTTGAGCAGGGTGCTGGATTCTTACGCATAAAAGATGGCATCAATCCTTTGGATGATTCCGCGGTGCATCCTGAAAGTTATCCTATTGTTTCAAAAATGGCCAAGGACAAAGGGATAGCGGTATCAGCTATTGTTCAAAACGAAGCTGTCATACAACAGATAGATTTAGAATCGTATTGCACGAACACCGTTGGAATGCCGACCTTGAAGGATATTCTAGAAGAGTTGAAACGACCGGGGCTGGACCGTAGGGAAAAAGCAAAGCTTTTCACCTTCAATCAAAATATCAAGCAAATTACCGATTTACAGCAAGGCCAATTGTTACCTGGAATTGTCAACAATATTACCAATTTTGGGTGTTTTGTGGATATTGGCATCAAAGAAAGTGGTCTTATCCATGTTTCGAACCTATCCGATTCTTTTGTGAAAGATGTAAATGCGCATGTCAGTTTGCATCAGCAAATCGTAGTAAAAGTTTTGGATGTTGATGTACCGAGAAAACGTATTCAATTGGCGTTGCACAAAAAAGATTGA
- a CDS encoding histone deacetylase, translating to MLKIAFHPIYKHPLPEGHRFPMIKYDLLPQQLLHEGTCDDANFFQPGTPNDTVILAAHEEEYYNKLINLDIKPSAARKIGFPLSNELVQRERIIADGTIKGCEFALEHGIAMNIAGGTHHAYSNRGEAFCMLNDQAIGAKFLQNEGLAQKILIVDLDVHQGNGTAKIFQDDDSVFTFSMHGSGNYPFKKEISDLDIPLEKGITDGEYLSILKNTLPELVTKVNPDFIFYLCGVDVLSSDKLGTLGMTLNGCKERDRYVLQTCFDAKVPVQCSMGGGYSPDIKTIVEAHANTFRLAQEIYF from the coding sequence ATGCTCAAAATTGCCTTTCATCCTATTTATAAGCATCCTTTACCAGAGGGTCATCGCTTTCCCATGATCAAATACGATCTTTTACCGCAGCAATTGTTGCATGAAGGCACCTGTGATGATGCTAATTTTTTTCAACCAGGAACTCCGAACGATACTGTCATTTTAGCGGCACATGAAGAGGAATACTATAACAAGCTCATCAATCTAGACATTAAACCAAGCGCCGCCCGAAAAATAGGTTTTCCATTAAGTAATGAGCTGGTACAAAGGGAGCGGATTATAGCGGACGGCACCATAAAAGGCTGTGAATTTGCTTTGGAGCATGGCATAGCCATGAACATTGCGGGAGGCACACACCATGCTTATTCCAACCGAGGTGAAGCATTCTGCATGCTGAACGATCAAGCCATTGGTGCCAAGTTTCTTCAAAATGAGGGTTTGGCACAAAAAATATTGATTGTGGATTTAGATGTACACCAGGGCAATGGTACGGCTAAAATATTTCAGGATGACGATTCGGTTTTTACATTTTCAATGCATGGCAGCGGAAATTATCCGTTTAAAAAAGAAATATCCGATTTGGATATCCCCCTTGAGAAAGGAATAACAGATGGGGAATATCTTTCTATCTTAAAAAATACACTCCCAGAACTTGTAACAAAGGTGAACCCCGACTTTATTTTTTATCTCTGTGGCGTGGATGTACTTTCTTCGGATAAACTGGGAACGCTGGGAATGACTTTGAATGGTTGTAAGGAGCGCGACCGCTATGTGCTCCAAACATGTTTTGATGCCAAAGTTCCCGTGCAATGTAGTATGGGCGGCGGGTATTCCCCTGATATTAAAACCATTGTGGAGGCCCATGCAAACACATTTCGTTTGGCACAGGAGATTTACTTCTAG
- a CDS encoding SDR family NAD(P)-dependent oxidoreductase produces the protein MKKLENKVAIVTGATSGMGLQTAKKFLEEGAKVVLTGRNQEKLDALKTELSGDYLLVNAEASSISDSEKLIAQTVSKFGKIDILFLNAGIFRIETIDNLTEEVFDEVHNINVRGPLFTVKAAFEQLNEGASIIFNTSVVNVKGFVGMAAYGSSKAALRSLTRTLAAEFGPRGIRVNAIAPGPIDTPIYGKHNVPQENIDEMASNFPSLVSLGRFGNSDEIANTALFLASSDSSYITGTEIPVDGGFAQV, from the coding sequence ATGAAAAAATTAGAAAACAAAGTAGCAATAGTTACTGGTGCCACCAGTGGAATGGGTTTACAAACTGCAAAAAAGTTCCTTGAAGAGGGAGCAAAAGTTGTACTGACAGGTAGAAACCAAGAAAAATTGGATGCTTTAAAAACTGAATTATCTGGAGATTATCTTTTGGTTAACGCAGAAGCATCAAGTATTTCTGATAGTGAAAAGTTAATAGCCCAAACGGTTTCCAAATTTGGTAAAATCGATATTCTTTTCCTGAATGCCGGAATCTTTAGAATTGAAACCATCGATAATCTTACAGAAGAGGTTTTTGATGAGGTTCACAATATCAACGTCAGGGGTCCTTTATTCACGGTCAAAGCAGCGTTTGAACAATTGAATGAGGGAGCCAGTATCATTTTCAATACTTCGGTGGTGAACGTAAAAGGTTTCGTGGGAATGGCAGCCTATGGTTCCAGTAAAGCTGCCTTAAGGTCTTTGACAAGAACATTGGCTGCTGAATTTGGTCCTAGAGGTATTCGCGTAAACGCCATAGCGCCTGGACCTATTGATACGCCAATTTATGGAAAACACAATGTGCCTCAAGAAAATATAGATGAAATGGCATCAAACTTTCCTTCCTTGGTATCCTTGGGAAGATTTGGTAACTCCGATGAGATAGCCAATACAGCGTTGTTTTTGGCTTCTTCGGACAGCAGTTACATTACTGGAACGGAAATTCCTGTGGATGGTGGTTTTGCCCAAGTCTAA
- a CDS encoding SIMPL domain-containing protein (The SIMPL domain is named for its presence in mouse protein SIMPL (signalling molecule that associates with mouse pelle-like kinase). Bacterial member BP26, from Brucella, was shown to assemble into a channel-like structure, while YggE from E. coli has been associated with resistance to oxidative stress.): MMKHTLIPILCLLFTTALLSQTKNFLDIPYLETSARVDTLVTPDKIYLNITIQEKDSKGRKSVEEQENKMASRLRALGIDLDKQLVIKDLSSNFKKYFLRGKEVLKSKQYSLLVYSGKKAGEVMVALERLDISNTYLEKTEYSKMDALELTLKSDAVKKAKKKAEALTTPLGQSVGAAIHILDVSTPYYPRYNQSVRMEMKTTAMDMEEAEPLDIDFEKIKVETSVNVKFRIVE, from the coding sequence ATGATGAAACATACCCTAATTCCTATACTCTGTCTTTTATTTACGACCGCACTTTTGAGTCAAACCAAGAATTTCTTGGATATTCCCTATTTGGAAACCTCTGCAAGGGTCGATACTTTGGTTACACCGGACAAGATTTATCTGAACATCACTATTCAAGAAAAAGATTCCAAAGGACGGAAATCCGTTGAAGAGCAAGAAAATAAAATGGCCAGTAGACTTAGAGCCTTAGGTATAGATTTAGATAAGCAATTGGTCATCAAAGATCTGAGCAGTAACTTCAAAAAATACTTTCTTAGAGGAAAAGAAGTCCTTAAAAGCAAGCAGTATTCACTTTTGGTCTATTCTGGAAAAAAAGCTGGTGAAGTTATGGTTGCATTGGAAAGATTGGACATCTCCAATACCTATCTAGAAAAAACCGAGTACTCAAAAATGGATGCTCTGGAATTGACACTAAAATCCGATGCGGTCAAAAAGGCCAAGAAAAAGGCGGAGGCACTCACAACACCTTTAGGGCAATCTGTGGGAGCTGCGATACATATTCTTGATGTTTCCACACCTTACTATCCAAGGTATAATCAATCAGTACGAATGGAAATGAAAACTACTGCCATGGATATGGAGGAAGCAGAACCTTTGGATATCGATTTTGAAAAGATAAAAGTGGAGACTTCCGTCAATGTCAAATTTAGGATTGTTGAGTAG
- a CDS encoding GNAT family N-acetyltransferase gives MDSWLQPIELEGNLVKLIPMQQLHKEGLLQAAADGNLWELWYTSVPSENTVDEYMEFALKEQDENRALPFVVIDKRTNKIVGSTRFCNIDAANRRAEIGYTWYAKQVQRTGINTECKYLMLQHAFEALNAIAIEFKTNFHNFPSRNAILRLGAKQEGIIRNHRIDKKGIVRDTVLFSILENEWGAVKTSLEFKMKKKYS, from the coding sequence ATGGATTCATGGTTACAACCTATTGAACTTGAAGGAAATTTGGTCAAACTGATTCCCATGCAACAATTGCACAAAGAAGGTTTATTGCAAGCGGCCGCAGACGGTAATCTCTGGGAGTTGTGGTATACATCGGTTCCATCTGAAAACACAGTGGATGAATACATGGAATTTGCTTTAAAGGAACAAGATGAAAATCGTGCCCTCCCCTTTGTTGTTATTGATAAAAGAACAAATAAAATAGTAGGTTCCACACGATTTTGCAATATCGATGCTGCAAACAGAAGGGCAGAAATAGGATATACCTGGTATGCAAAACAAGTACAACGTACAGGCATCAATACAGAATGTAAATATTTGATGCTACAGCACGCTTTTGAGGCATTAAATGCAATTGCCATTGAATTCAAGACCAATTTCCATAATTTTCCGTCACGCAATGCCATCTTGCGCTTGGGAGCAAAACAGGAGGGCATTATCAGAAATCATAGGATCGATAAAAAAGGAATTGTACGGGATACGGTTCTGTTTTCTATTCTGGAAAATGAATGGGGAGCTGTAAAAACTTCGTTGGAATTTAAAATGAAGAAAAAATATTCTTAA
- a CDS encoding Dps family protein, giving the protein MENIKTSENKTFKKLGFTYLETAEIVVTLNTLLANYQVFYNKLRNFHWNIEGPEFFELHEEFENEYNTVKENIDIVAERIRVFGVKTNFTLEKSLELSEIKENKDNLSALEMVRETLKDFEILHNSMMEGINASLETGDIATEQMLTDFLRELEKRNWMFTSYLK; this is encoded by the coding sequence ATGGAAAATATAAAAACTTCAGAAAATAAAACTTTTAAAAAATTAGGATTTACATATCTAGAAACCGCTGAAATAGTGGTAACCCTAAATACATTATTGGCAAACTATCAGGTATTCTACAACAAGTTGAGAAACTTTCACTGGAATATTGAGGGACCGGAATTTTTTGAACTACATGAAGAATTTGAAAATGAATACAACACGGTAAAAGAGAACATCGATATTGTAGCGGAAAGAATTAGGGTATTTGGCGTAAAAACAAACTTTACGTTGGAGAAATCCCTAGAGTTGTCTGAAATTAAGGAGAACAAGGACAATTTGTCCGCACTTGAAATGGTAAGGGAAACTCTAAAAGATTTTGAAATCCTCCACAATAGCATGATGGAAGGTATCAACGCATCCTTGGAAACCGGAGATATTGCCACTGAACAAATGTTGACCGATTTCTTAAGGGAGTTGGAAAAAAGAAATTGGATGTTCACTTCTTACTTGAAATAA
- a CDS encoding GIY-YIG nuclease family protein, which produces MFRYYVYILLCSDGSTYTGITNDFNRRFEEHQKGLKPQSFTYKRRPVQLIFKQEFNNVIQAIYFEKKIKKWSAKKKLALASGDFNLLKILAECRNATHSKYQPDD; this is translated from the coding sequence ATGTTCAGATATTATGTCTACATCTTGTTATGTTCCGATGGTTCAACCTACACAGGAATCACCAATGACTTCAATCGAAGATTCGAAGAACATCAAAAAGGATTGAAACCACAAAGCTTTACTTATAAAAGAAGACCCGTACAACTGATTTTCAAACAAGAATTCAATAATGTGATACAAGCAATTTATTTTGAAAAGAAAATCAAAAAATGGAGTGCAAAAAAGAAGCTAGCTTTAGCAAGCGGAGATTTCAATCTACTAAAAATTTTGGCCGAATGCCGAAATGCTACACACTCAAAATATCAACCGGATGATTAG
- a CDS encoding glycerate kinase: MKFVLAPDKYKGSLSGQQFCAAVESGIGLVLPDATIISKPLADGGDGTLEVVKSYLKASKVKVVVKDPLFRDIEAEYLLSDDKKTAFIEMSEASGYKLLSKDELNCMYTTSQGTGELIVDALEKGANEIILGIGGSATNDGGMGMATALGYTFLDENGNVLNPIGKNLTSVRKIVSLNVHKRLPMTTVKVACDVTNPLYGKNGAAFIYGPQKGASKSEVNLLDKGLQHFSEVVGSTFGKEIHNSKGAGAAGGMGFGAMVFLNGTLSSGINLVMEMAGFDDAINDADWIITGEGQLDAQTLSGKTISGVLQAAQKRNIPVAAFCGSVSISLPELKTLGLQYVTSILNRVGSLHEAKQNSFNNLELASYNFAKLLQTSIKR, from the coding sequence ATGAAATTCGTTCTTGCTCCCGACAAATACAAAGGTTCTCTATCTGGGCAGCAATTTTGTGCTGCGGTCGAGAGCGGTATTGGATTGGTTCTCCCTGATGCTACGATTATTAGCAAACCCCTTGCGGATGGTGGCGATGGCACTTTAGAAGTTGTAAAAAGCTATTTGAAAGCTTCTAAGGTTAAGGTCGTGGTCAAAGACCCCCTTTTTCGGGATATTGAAGCTGAATATCTACTCTCTGATGATAAAAAGACAGCCTTTATTGAAATGTCCGAAGCTTCTGGTTATAAGTTGCTTTCCAAGGATGAATTGAATTGTATGTACACAACTTCGCAGGGTACTGGCGAGTTGATTGTTGATGCGCTGGAAAAAGGCGCCAACGAAATCATCTTGGGGATTGGTGGCAGCGCGACAAATGATGGCGGAATGGGTATGGCAACAGCTTTGGGCTATACATTTTTAGATGAAAATGGAAATGTGTTGAATCCTATAGGAAAGAATCTTACTTCTGTCAGAAAAATTGTTTCACTGAATGTCCATAAAAGACTGCCAATGACAACGGTGAAGGTAGCGTGTGATGTTACCAATCCATTGTACGGGAAAAATGGGGCTGCGTTTATTTATGGGCCACAAAAGGGTGCATCTAAAAGCGAAGTGAATTTGTTGGACAAGGGACTTCAACATTTTTCAGAAGTAGTAGGGTCAACATTTGGCAAAGAAATACATAATAGTAAGGGAGCAGGCGCTGCAGGAGGAATGGGTTTTGGTGCTATGGTGTTTCTCAATGGCACTTTGTCTTCAGGAATAAATCTTGTCATGGAAATGGCGGGATTTGATGATGCCATTAACGATGCAGATTGGATCATTACCGGAGAAGGCCAATTGGATGCCCAGACGTTATCTGGTAAAACCATAAGTGGGGTACTCCAAGCCGCTCAAAAAAGGAATATTCCTGTAGCTGCTTTTTGTGGGTCTGTTTCTATTTCTTTACCAGAACTTAAAACTCTGGGACTTCAATATGTAACATCAATTTTGAATAGGGTAGGTTCTCTCCACGAGGCAAAACAAAACAGTTTCAACAATTTGGAACTTGCCAGCTACAATTTTGCCAAACTATTGCAAACTTCAATCAAAAGGTAA
- a CDS encoding ferritin — MLSKKLEKALNNQIKIEAESSQVYLSMASWAEIKGLEGIAGFMYGHSDEERMHMLKLVKYVNERGGHAQISQLKAPKIDFVSFQKMFEELYEHEIFVSKSINDLVHVTLEEKDYATHNFLQWYVAEQIEEEALARTILDKINLIGNDKGGLYLFDRDVQQINVESAASNTMGE, encoded by the coding sequence ATGTTATCTAAAAAACTGGAAAAAGCACTCAACAATCAGATAAAGATAGAGGCCGAATCCTCACAAGTATATCTATCAATGGCATCTTGGGCAGAGATAAAAGGTCTGGAAGGAATCGCAGGATTTATGTACGGCCACTCGGATGAAGAACGTATGCACATGCTCAAACTGGTCAAATATGTAAACGAACGTGGCGGTCATGCTCAGATTTCACAATTAAAAGCTCCGAAAATAGACTTTGTCTCTTTTCAAAAAATGTTTGAAGAGCTATATGAACATGAAATTTTTGTTTCAAAAAGCATTAATGATTTGGTACATGTAACCTTGGAAGAAAAGGACTATGCAACACATAACTTCTTACAATGGTACGTTGCCGAACAAATTGAAGAAGAAGCTTTGGCAAGGACTATCTTGGACAAAATAAATCTCATCGGTAACGATAAAGGCGGATTGTACCTTTTTGATAGGGATGTGCAACAAATTAATGTGGAAAGTGCAGCTTCCAACACCATGGGAGAATAA
- a CDS encoding single-stranded DNA-binding protein has translation MNSLRNKVQLIGNLGNDPEIVLLENGSKLAKFSIATNESYKNSEGEKVTDTQWHNIVAWGKTAEIVENYLMKGKEVAIEGKLVTRSYETKEGEKRYITEIKCNELLMLGK, from the coding sequence ATGAATTCACTAAGAAACAAAGTACAGTTGATTGGAAACTTGGGCAACGACCCAGAAATCGTACTATTGGAAAATGGCAGCAAACTGGCCAAGTTCTCAATTGCTACCAATGAATCCTACAAGAATTCCGAGGGAGAGAAAGTTACGGATACGCAATGGCACAATATCGTGGCTTGGGGGAAAACGGCCGAAATTGTCGAAAATTATTTAATGAAAGGCAAAGAAGTAGCCATTGAAGGAAAATTGGTTACACGCTCTTACGAAACCAAAGAAGGAGAGAAACGATATATCACAGAAATTAAATGTAATGAGTTATTGATGCTGGGCAAATAA
- a CDS encoding TetR/AcrR family transcriptional regulator, with product MPRTKQFNEKEVLNKAMELFWEKGFHATSMQDLVLRLGINRASLYDTFGGKEELFNKAFQHYRNTNGTIIKTLFEKEHSVKEGLNILFDKAIQESIEDECRKGCFVVNTTTELVPSDKKIHKVLKENKENIEKLFIDYIQKGIDSGEIAPLKNPNNIGLMLFTLYNGMRVLAKIDPDRQKLKSMVKGGLSVLD from the coding sequence ATGCCCAGAACAAAACAATTTAATGAAAAAGAAGTATTGAACAAGGCCATGGAACTCTTTTGGGAAAAAGGGTTTCATGCCACTTCAATGCAAGATTTGGTATTGCGTTTGGGAATAAATAGAGCAAGTCTTTATGATACGTTTGGCGGGAAGGAAGAACTTTTTAACAAAGCTTTTCAACACTACAGGAATACTAATGGAACAATTATAAAAACACTTTTTGAAAAAGAGCATAGCGTAAAAGAAGGGTTAAACATACTTTTTGATAAGGCCATTCAAGAATCAATAGAGGATGAGTGCAGAAAAGGTTGTTTTGTGGTCAACACCACAACAGAGCTCGTTCCCAGTGATAAAAAGATTCATAAAGTATTAAAAGAAAACAAGGAAAATATCGAAAAACTCTTTATCGACTATATCCAAAAAGGGATTGATTCAGGCGAAATAGCTCCCCTTAAAAATCCGAATAACATAGGACTTATGCTTTTTACACTTTACAATGGTATGCGCGTACTGGCAAAGATAGATCCCGACCGACAAAAACTTAAAAGTATGGTCAAGGGCGGTCTTTCGGTGCTTGATTGA